A genomic region of Caldalkalibacillus thermarum contains the following coding sequences:
- the hemY gene encoding protoporphyrinogen oxidase, producing the protein MDKPIKKAVIIGGGISGLSAAYYLQQKAEKAGLPVDITLLEKDRRLGGKIDTLHQDDFIIERGPDSFLARKWPVIELSQELGLDQEWVPTGPKAKTTFIVRNKKLHPLPPGLMLGIPTRWTPFLKTGLISPWGKARAALDLVLPKRKETTDESLGHFLERRLGKEVVSQLVEPLLSGIYAGDAYALSIQATFPQFQQLEQKYTSLIKGMMITQRQMKQTKQLPDLAQKSMFLSFKGGLSTLVKGLASALKKAQLRTQTEVKRLCKTGSGYRVQLDDGQSLDADALVLATPAFVTARLLEDPELRQLLAPIRYVSVANVVLTFNQEDVSIPLAGSGFVVPRKEGYTVTACTWTSSKWPHTAPEGKVLVRVYVGRSGQEEIVERDDEHILAVVCKELQDLTGLGARPIFYEVNRWFHSMPQYQVGHIKRLEQLTEKLSVSHPGLYLCGAGYRGVGIPDCIGQAKQAAQNVIAYFNR; encoded by the coding sequence ATGGACAAGCCCATCAAAAAAGCAGTCATCATCGGGGGAGGGATCAGCGGGCTCAGCGCAGCTTATTACCTGCAGCAAAAAGCAGAGAAAGCCGGCCTGCCCGTAGACATTACCCTCCTGGAAAAAGACAGGCGGCTCGGCGGCAAAATTGACACCCTCCATCAGGATGATTTCATCATCGAGCGCGGCCCCGATTCTTTTCTGGCCCGGAAATGGCCGGTCATCGAGCTGTCCCAGGAACTGGGCCTTGACCAGGAGTGGGTTCCCACCGGTCCCAAAGCCAAAACAACGTTTATCGTTCGCAACAAGAAACTGCATCCCCTGCCACCGGGCTTGATGTTGGGCATTCCCACCCGCTGGACCCCTTTTCTGAAAACAGGGCTCATTTCTCCCTGGGGTAAAGCAAGGGCAGCACTGGATCTGGTTCTGCCTAAGCGCAAAGAGACCACAGACGAGTCACTGGGACACTTTCTGGAACGCCGCCTGGGCAAAGAAGTGGTCAGCCAGCTGGTGGAGCCGTTGCTATCCGGCATCTACGCCGGGGATGCCTATGCCTTAAGCATCCAAGCCACCTTCCCCCAATTTCAGCAGCTGGAGCAAAAATACACCAGCCTTATTAAAGGCATGATGATCACTCAACGGCAGATGAAACAGACTAAACAGCTTCCAGATTTGGCCCAAAAAAGCATGTTTCTCTCCTTTAAAGGAGGTCTCAGCACGCTGGTCAAGGGCTTAGCCTCTGCCTTGAAAAAGGCCCAGCTCCGCACCCAAACTGAGGTCAAAAGGTTATGCAAAACTGGATCAGGCTACCGTGTGCAATTGGATGACGGGCAAAGCCTGGATGCTGATGCCTTGGTTCTGGCCACTCCTGCCTTTGTCACAGCCCGGCTGCTTGAAGATCCTGAACTGCGCCAGTTACTTGCACCCATTCGCTATGTATCGGTGGCTAATGTGGTCCTGACCTTTAACCAAGAGGATGTGAGCATCCCCTTGGCCGGATCAGGCTTCGTCGTCCCCCGGAAAGAAGGGTATACCGTGACAGCCTGCACATGGACCTCTTCCAAATGGCCGCATACGGCACCTGAAGGAAAAGTGCTGGTAAGAGTGTATGTGGGTCGGTCTGGACAAGAGGAAATTGTGGAACGGGATGACGAACACATTTTGGCCGTGGTTTGCAAGGAACTGCAAGATTTAACCGGCTTGGGGGCCAGGCCGATATTTTACGAAGTGAATCGCTGGTTCCACTCGATGCCCCAATACCAGGTCGGGCACATCAAGCGCCTGGAACAACTCACTGAAAAATTGAGCGTCTCCCATCCCGGCCTCTATTT
- the hemH gene encoding ferrochelatase produces MPSQTIGVFVMSYGTPENMKQVEEYYTHIRHGNPPSAEQLQELKDRYEAIGGLFPLRRNTNAQVEALQDKLDQLQGAEGVQFRCYQGLKHAHPLIEEGVQQMARDGIKEAVGIVLAPHYSIMSVGSYIKRAQAEADKAGIAMRCVKDYHLHPLLIEAWAERVQDTLAQFAPDVQNRVRIIFTAHSLPEKIKEMNDPYVEQLLETSRAIMAHTGLANQWQFAWQSAGQTPVPWLGPDILDVLRQLRQDENVEHVMICPIGFVSDHLEILYDIDIEAQNVARELGIELKRPPSLNTDPRYIEVLADKVLRAYQGESQP; encoded by the coding sequence ATGCCTTCACAAACAATCGGCGTATTCGTCATGTCTTACGGAACCCCGGAAAATATGAAGCAGGTGGAAGAGTACTACACGCACATCCGCCATGGAAATCCTCCATCCGCGGAGCAGTTGCAAGAATTAAAAGACCGCTACGAAGCAATTGGCGGTTTGTTTCCCCTGCGCAGAAACACCAATGCCCAAGTGGAAGCATTGCAGGATAAGCTTGACCAGCTGCAAGGAGCTGAAGGGGTGCAATTTCGATGTTATCAGGGGCTGAAACATGCCCACCCTCTCATAGAAGAAGGCGTGCAACAAATGGCCCGGGACGGCATCAAAGAAGCCGTCGGCATTGTGCTGGCTCCCCATTATTCCATCATGAGCGTAGGCAGCTACATCAAACGGGCCCAAGCTGAAGCAGACAAAGCAGGCATCGCCATGCGGTGTGTGAAAGATTACCATCTCCATCCTTTGTTAATTGAAGCATGGGCGGAACGGGTGCAGGATACCCTTGCCCAGTTTGCCCCTGATGTGCAAAACCGGGTGCGGATCATCTTTACTGCTCACAGCTTGCCAGAAAAAATTAAGGAAATGAACGACCCCTACGTTGAGCAGTTGTTGGAAACATCCAGGGCCATCATGGCTCACACAGGACTTGCCAACCAGTGGCAATTCGCCTGGCAAAGTGCCGGACAAACTCCCGTGCCCTGGCTGGGGCCCGACATCTTAGATGTGTTGCGTCAGCTCCGTCAAGACGAAAATGTTGAACATGTCATGATCTGTCCCATCGGCTTTGTCTCCGACCACCTGGAGATCTTGTATGATATCGACATAGAAGCCCAGAATGTCGCCCGTGAATTAGGCATCGAGCTCAAACGGCCCCCTTCCCTTAATACAGACCCCCGGTATATCGAAGTGCTGGCCGATAAGGTCCTGCGCGCTTACCAAGGAGAAAGTCAGCCATGA